The following are from one region of the Carnobacterium gallinarum DSM 4847 genome:
- a CDS encoding ISNCY family transposase, protein MNEDKKYNVIKAVTEKRKDKKRACVELDLSIRQVNRLIQKYQEGGKAVFSHGNRGKKQMHAVPEDVKKQIIGLYQQFNIKPNVKHFTEILKEDYAICYTDTTIRNILYLANIISPKTQRKTRKKIKARIKAQSMKAKTKLDNPLLPRAEDQLASPEKIHPSRSRKKYQGELIQMDASSYNWFGNDVTHLHLAIDDASGDIVGGYFDTQETLNGYYHVLHQILRNRGIPLAFLTDKRTVFDYQSKTKKVVEEDTFTQFGFACHQLGIDIRTSSIPQAKGRVERLNGTVQSRLPVDLELAGIQSIVEANHFLTKWIQSFNRKFGNKTKESIYEKAPTKSEMNLLLARVANRKIDSGHHIRYQNNYYLPTEGSEDQYFTRGSKALVIESFNGEIYVNIAEKIYTTRRLKEHDDYSTEFDPIPEQKKERRQYIPPQSHPWKLESFKRYLRSIGKTLEEYEAERAA, encoded by the coding sequence ATGAATGAAGATAAGAAATATAACGTAATAAAAGCTGTCACAGAAAAAAGAAAAGATAAGAAGAGAGCTTGTGTTGAACTAGATCTCTCGATCAGACAAGTCAATCGATTAATCCAAAAATATCAAGAAGGAGGAAAGGCTGTTTTTTCACACGGCAATAGAGGAAAAAAACAGATGCATGCCGTACCGGAGGATGTAAAAAAACAAATCATTGGGCTTTATCAACAGTTTAATATAAAACCGAATGTGAAGCACTTTACTGAAATATTAAAGGAGGATTATGCGATCTGTTACACCGATACAACGATTCGAAATATTTTATACCTAGCGAATATTATCTCACCTAAAACACAAAGAAAGACACGAAAAAAAATAAAAGCTCGAATCAAAGCACAATCAATGAAAGCAAAGACAAAGCTTGATAATCCACTGCTTCCAAGAGCCGAAGATCAACTGGCTTCACCCGAAAAAATCCATCCTAGCCGCTCTAGGAAAAAATACCAAGGAGAGCTGATTCAAATGGATGCCAGTTCATACAATTGGTTCGGGAACGACGTCACCCATCTTCACTTAGCGATTGATGACGCTTCTGGGGATATCGTTGGTGGGTATTTCGACACGCAAGAAACGCTCAATGGCTATTATCATGTGCTCCATCAGATCCTCCGTAACCGAGGGATTCCTTTAGCTTTTTTAACCGATAAACGAACCGTTTTTGACTATCAATCCAAAACCAAGAAAGTCGTTGAGGAAGATACCTTCACGCAATTTGGTTTTGCCTGCCATCAACTCGGTATTGACATTCGTACCTCCTCTATTCCACAAGCGAAAGGCCGTGTAGAACGATTAAACGGCACGGTTCAATCACGACTTCCTGTAGATTTAGAATTAGCAGGGATCCAATCTATTGTGGAAGCCAATCATTTTTTAACAAAATGGATTCAATCATTTAACAGGAAGTTTGGTAATAAGACGAAGGAATCAATCTATGAGAAGGCACCTACGAAATCAGAGATGAATTTATTATTAGCACGAGTCGCAAATAGAAAAATCGATAGTGGGCATCACATTCGGTATCAAAATAACTACTATTTACCGACGGAGGGTAGCGAAGATCAGTACTTTACACGCGGATCAAAAGCCCTCGTTATCGAATCCTTTAACGGCGAAATCTATGTAAATATCGCTGAAAAAATATACACAACAAGGAGACTGAAAGAACATGACGACTATTCAACAGAGTTTGACCCGATTCCAGAGCAAAAAAAAGAAAGACGCCAGTATATTCCCCCACAATCTCACCCGTGGAAACTAGAGTCTTTCAAAAGATATCTTCGCAGCATCGGAAAAACACTCGAAGAATACGAAGCTGAACGAGCAGCTTAA
- a CDS encoding ABC transporter permease, with translation MNKTFIVIKKTWLKQIKSIPFRLMIILPIIAVISAIFFIPEIKNIEKNTVIVSGLNEAQQEVLFESNSTTQFKFSGETENIILNKLKKSEIDGFLKVSNTSDRIIGDFYSNNDEVVNSVNYDILQNLSYMQSSLNKITANIDENQAVALSIEPILNIDHKKHDHDHIYRSILTVIVSLVLFLIIIMYSSTMSQEIATEKSSKIIEVILSSMTAKNYFLGKLIGVFLTILTQISIYALFSIPLILFVRGNDKFNFLINSSDFFSNLSYKDLIYQFLFLLLGVILYTIFSGLCGVFSNRIEDASKVTLPIALVTMVSFIFSYMIGLYNPNSGILKVISFVPFISSFSMPIRMINNNVSNLEIVISIIILVFAIVVLFHISALIYTKKVFKSEK, from the coding sequence ATGAATAAAACTTTTATAGTGATAAAAAAAACATGGCTAAAGCAAATTAAATCAATACCATTTCGCTTAATGATAATTCTCCCAATAATAGCAGTTATAAGCGCTATATTTTTTATTCCTGAGATAAAAAACATTGAAAAAAATACTGTAATTGTAAGTGGACTAAATGAAGCACAACAAGAAGTTTTATTTGAAAGTAATTCTACAACTCAATTTAAATTTTCAGGAGAGACTGAAAATATTATACTGAATAAATTAAAAAAAAGTGAGATTGATGGTTTTTTAAAAGTAAGTAATACCTCTGATAGAATTATTGGTGATTTTTATTCAAATAATGATGAAGTAGTAAATTCTGTTAATTACGATATTCTTCAAAATTTAAGCTATATGCAATCATCATTAAATAAAATTACAGCTAATATCGATGAGAACCAAGCGGTTGCATTATCAATAGAGCCAATATTGAATATTGATCATAAAAAACATGATCACGACCACATTTATCGATCGATATTAACCGTTATCGTTTCATTAGTATTGTTTTTAATAATAATTATGTATTCATCCACTATGAGTCAAGAAATTGCAACTGAAAAATCTTCAAAGATAATAGAAGTAATCTTGTCGAGTATGACCGCTAAAAACTACTTTTTAGGAAAATTAATAGGAGTATTTTTAACCATATTAACACAAATAAGTATATACGCTTTATTTTCTATACCTCTAATATTGTTTGTGCGTGGAAACGACAAGTTTAATTTCCTAATTAATTCATCAGATTTTTTTAGTAATTTATCCTACAAAGATTTGATATATCAATTTTTGTTTTTATTGTTAGGCGTGATTTTATATACTATTTTCTCAGGATTATGTGGTGTTTTTTCTAATAGAATAGAAGATGCTTCAAAGGTAACACTACCTATAGCATTAGTAACCATGGTATCATTCATTTTTAGTTATATGATTGGCTTGTACAATCCAAATAGTGGTATTTTAAAGGTGATATCTTTTGTTCCTTTTATATCATCTTTTTCAATGCCGATTAGAATGATAAACAACAATGTGAGTAATTTAGAAATAGTTATTTCAATAATTATATTAGTATTTGCAATTGTTGTGTTATTTCATATATCCGCATTAATATATACAAAAAAAGTGTTTAAAAGTGAAAAATAA
- a CDS encoding ABC transporter ATP-binding protein has protein sequence MLDVNNISVKYTNKKILSNINFSINESDVIGLIGPNGAGKSTLLKAILSFIPVCEGEIVFTSDIFSTNKYNYVGYLPEERGLDLKSTVQDQIIYFAELKGCKKKDIIPKIDYWLKELDVKGDRKDIIKKLSKGNQQKIQLICTFIHNPKFIILDEPFSGLDPSNIKILISIIKRLKTQGVGIIFSSHNMDSVEGLCNKILMLKKGEMILNNSVNNIKGNYEKLNVLVETSDATYLKNIKGVQNIKNLENDKWLISISDSSIGKVIFKEIADNEGYVSLFSHQPPTLYEIFNMEMESQNE, from the coding sequence TTGTTGGATGTAAATAATATAAGTGTGAAATATACAAATAAAAAAATCTTGTCAAATATTAATTTTTCTATAAACGAAAGTGATGTTATAGGTCTAATAGGACCTAACGGCGCAGGAAAAAGTACCTTATTAAAAGCTATTTTAAGTTTTATCCCTGTATGCGAAGGTGAAATAGTTTTTACTTCAGATATATTTTCTACGAATAAGTATAATTATGTAGGTTATTTACCTGAAGAAAGGGGATTAGATTTAAAATCTACAGTTCAAGATCAAATTATTTATTTTGCAGAGTTAAAAGGATGTAAAAAAAAAGATATAATACCTAAAATAGATTATTGGTTAAAAGAACTGGATGTGAAGGGTGATAGAAAAGATATAATAAAAAAATTATCCAAAGGGAATCAACAAAAAATACAGTTAATATGTACATTTATCCATAATCCTAAATTTATTATTTTAGACGAGCCTTTTAGTGGTTTAGATCCCTCTAATATAAAAATATTGATTTCTATTATCAAAAGACTAAAAACTCAAGGCGTAGGAATTATCTTTTCCAGTCACAACATGGATAGTGTGGAAGGGTTATGTAATAAAATATTAATGTTAAAAAAAGGGGAAATGATACTAAATAACTCAGTTAATAATATAAAAGGGAATTATGAAAAATTGAATGTTTTAGTAGAAACTTCAGATGCAACCTATTTAAAAAACATTAAAGGAGTTCAAAATATAAAGAACTTAGAAAATGATAAATGGTTGATTTCTATTTCTGATAGCTCGATAGGCAAAGTGATTTTTAAAGAAATAGCAGATAATGAAGGTTATGTTAGTTTGTTTAGTCATCAACCACCAACGTTATACGAGATATTTAATATGGAAATGGAGTCTCAAAATGAATAA
- a CDS encoding SDR family oxidoreductase, translated as MDNILVVGGNGSIGKKFILENRSKYNKIISVDHSYQKNMEISDNVYQIKIDVTDSSQLKKLKEYIACEELYPINKILYSAGINYMNDFFSTNEEMFDYTMNVNVRGFVFLLKSIYDLLGEYTSIVVIASQNGVVGHDKRIEYGASKAALIQIIKNISIDLLQNTEKDVQINAISPSYIITANNQIFLNNTLEGEKLRRKIPYKRFVTLEDIIYAIEFLFDKKSKAIRGQNIIVDYGYTIV; from the coding sequence ATGGATAATATACTAGTCGTAGGTGGAAATGGATCTATTGGAAAGAAATTTATTTTAGAAAATAGAAGTAAATATAATAAAATAATTTCAGTTGACCATTCATATCAAAAAAATATGGAAATTTCAGATAATGTTTATCAAATAAAGATAGATGTGACAGACTCATCACAATTAAAAAAATTGAAAGAATATATAGCATGTGAAGAGTTGTATCCTATTAATAAGATACTATATTCTGCTGGTATTAATTATATGAATGATTTTTTTTCTACTAATGAAGAAATGTTTGATTACACAATGAATGTTAATGTTAGAGGATTTGTCTTTCTATTAAAAAGTATTTATGATTTATTAGGAGAGTATACAAGTATCGTAGTAATTGCTTCTCAAAATGGAGTTGTAGGTCATGATAAAAGAATAGAATATGGTGCTTCTAAAGCAGCTTTGATACAAATTATTAAAAATATATCGATAGATTTATTACAAAATACAGAGAAAGATGTTCAAATAAATGCTATTTCACCGTCATATATAATAACAGCTAATAATCAAATATTTCTTAATAACACTTTAGAAGGAGAAAAATTGCGTAGGAAAATTCCTTATAAAAGATTTGTTACGTTGGAAGATATCATATATGCTATAGAATTTCTTTTTGATAAAAAAAGTAAAGCGATCAGAGGACAAAATATAATTGTTGATTACGGATATACTATTGTATAA
- a CDS encoding IS256 family transposase, with the protein MTQVHFTLNNEEVQSIIEHSVKDDVSKNILTTVFNQLMENQRTEYIKADDYERSESRQSQRNGYYERDFTTRVGTLELRVPRTRDGEFSPTVFERYQRNEKALLASMLEMYVSGVSTRKVSKIVEELCGKSVSKSFVSSLTEQLDPLVNEWQNRSLSDINYPYLMTDVLYIKIREDNRVLSKSCHIAIGITKDGDREIIGFMIQNEESDNTWSNFFEYLKERGLQGVELVISDAHKGLVSAIRKSFTNASWQRCQVHFLRNIFTTIPKKNSKPFREAVKAIFKFTDINLAREAKNRLVEEYYDQKKYTKAYETLDNGFEDAFQYTVLGNSHNRLKSTNLLERLNQEVRRREKIIRIFPNHASANRLIGAVLMDLHEEWISSTRKYINFSK; encoded by the coding sequence ATGACCCAAGTACATTTTACACTGAACAACGAAGAGGTTCAAAGTATTATTGAACATTCCGTTAAAGATGATGTGTCTAAAAATATTTTAACGACAGTTTTCAATCAGTTGATGGAAAACCAACGAACAGAATACATTAAAGCTGATGACTATGAACGATCTGAAAGTCGTCAGAGTCAACGAAATGGCTACTACGAGCGTGACTTTACGACTCGCGTTGGTACACTTGAATTAAGAGTACCTAGAACACGTGATGGTGAGTTTTCACCGACGGTGTTTGAGCGGTATCAGCGAAATGAAAAGGCGCTGCTTGCTTCAATGCTTGAGATGTATGTTTCAGGCGTTTCAACACGTAAAGTCTCTAAGATTGTTGAGGAGTTATGTGGTAAATCAGTTTCTAAGTCCTTTGTTTCTAGTCTGACTGAACAGTTAGACCCTCTGGTCAATGAATGGCAAAATCGATCGCTTTCAGATATAAACTATCCTTACTTGATGACTGATGTCCTGTACATAAAGATTAGAGAAGATAATCGAGTACTTTCTAAGAGTTGTCACATTGCGATTGGAATAACCAAAGATGGCGATCGTGAAATTATTGGCTTCATGATTCAAAATGAAGAGAGTGATAACACATGGTCTAACTTCTTTGAATACTTAAAAGAAAGAGGATTACAAGGTGTAGAACTCGTTATTTCTGACGCTCATAAAGGCTTAGTATCTGCGATTCGTAAATCCTTTACCAACGCAAGTTGGCAGAGATGCCAAGTTCACTTCTTAAGAAATATCTTTACAACAATTCCTAAGAAGAATTCTAAACCTTTTAGAGAAGCTGTAAAAGCTATCTTCAAGTTTACGGATATTAATTTAGCACGAGAAGCTAAAAATCGTCTGGTTGAAGAATACTACGACCAAAAGAAATACACAAAAGCTTACGAGACCTTAGATAATGGCTTCGAAGATGCCTTTCAATATACTGTCCTAGGTAACTCCCACAATCGACTAAAAAGTACCAATCTTCTTGAACGATTAAACCAAGAGGTTCGCAGAAGAGAAAAGATCATTCGAATCTTTCCAAATCATGCTTCAGCCAATCGATTGATTGGGGCAGTTCTTATGGACCTGCATGAAGAATGGATTAGTTCTACAAGAAAGTATATAAATTTTAGCAAGTAA
- a CDS encoding aminotransferase class III-fold pyridoxal phosphate-dependent enzyme: MNSGYTLLSGSVNSSTLYSDLIVESAINFELIDINKKRYYDLRSGLWNVSLGYDENLYSDVIRCFSDLLGRGIPYLDIQSYKNPLYEEVSKKLLDFVGIEDFKKVFFTNSGSESMELAIKIAQKSCGKNGKIVTFNDSYHGNFFGGMAVSGLDALINNDYSLLKNNIIYLPFPDNVEKCQYIIDYIEENYQDIMFFVMEPIIASGGLNFSNSNFFNKLLKILKERNIISIFDEVATGFYRTGNRFYLTNLEEKPDILCLSKSINNGITPLGAVLFSKEIERKLIRKDIEHFSTQNGNLLGMVSAKITIDYFIKYEKEIFYNVNLLEKSFNKIAVQYNLKYKSKGAMASIEINSPHLLNLIEELKNIGVLVYIYSDGRNNGITLFPILTMTAEKYASCVNIIFKKGLHYA; encoded by the coding sequence ATGAATAGTGGATATACACTATTATCCGGTAGTGTAAATAGTTCAACTTTGTATAGTGATCTAATAGTAGAATCTGCAATAAACTTTGAACTTATTGATATTAATAAAAAAAGATATTATGACTTGAGAAGTGGACTTTGGAACGTATCTTTAGGGTATGATGAAAATTTATACAGTGACGTAATTAGATGTTTTTCTGATTTATTAGGTAGAGGAATACCATATCTAGATATTCAATCATATAAGAACCCGTTGTATGAAGAAGTTTCCAAAAAATTACTTGATTTTGTTGGAATTGAAGATTTTAAAAAAGTTTTTTTTACTAATAGTGGTTCTGAATCCATGGAATTAGCCATTAAAATAGCACAAAAAAGTTGTGGGAAAAATGGGAAAATAGTTACTTTTAACGACTCATATCATGGTAATTTTTTTGGTGGAATGGCTGTTAGTGGATTAGATGCGCTTATAAATAATGATTATAGTTTATTAAAAAATAATATTATTTACCTACCATTTCCAGACAACGTAGAAAAATGTCAATATATCATTGATTATATAGAGGAAAACTATCAAGATATAATGTTTTTTGTTATGGAACCTATAATTGCGTCAGGAGGACTAAATTTTTCAAATAGTAATTTTTTTAATAAGTTGTTAAAAATATTAAAAGAAAGAAATATAATATCTATTTTTGACGAGGTAGCAACAGGCTTTTACAGAACTGGTAATCGTTTTTATCTGACTAATTTAGAAGAGAAACCAGATATATTGTGTTTAAGTAAATCTATAAACAATGGAATTACACCTCTTGGAGCAGTCTTATTTTCTAAGGAAATTGAACGTAAGCTTATTAGAAAAGATATCGAACATTTTTCCACTCAAAATGGAAATTTATTAGGAATGGTGTCTGCTAAAATAACAATTGATTACTTTATAAAATATGAAAAAGAAATATTTTATAATGTGAATTTATTAGAGAAGTCTTTTAATAAAATAGCTGTACAATATAATCTTAAATATAAAAGCAAAGGTGCAATGGCTTCAATCGAAATAAATTCTCCACATTTATTAAACTTGATAGAAGAGCTTAAAAATATTGGGGTCTTAGTGTACATCTACTCAGATGGTAGAAATAATGGTATAACATTATTTCCAATTTTAACTATGACAGCGGAAAAATATGCTTCGTGTGTAAATATTATCTTCAAAAAAGGATTACATTATGCTTAA
- a CDS encoding class I SAM-dependent methyltransferase yields the protein MHEDYISKHFYHKIKSSEITNDIYKSPTFIEYYNYATELNDLSFYKKVLGKNEKILEIGTGTGRIFTPLRKSGYNITGIELSKEMMSCIPSKFRQFVKNMSIFELGNEKKEYDAVIIPATTISLFSFAEIEKILTLLRKILKKNGNIFFDIIDSNFFLETSNQLQKESFENTTYYFTNFINGNKIVYNIYAKNHLGYSVKYMHTDQDINSLFTNFNFKKVFVESNNSYKMMHWRLGDE from the coding sequence ATGCATGAAGATTATATTTCAAAACACTTTTATCATAAAATTAAAAGCTCTGAAATAACGAATGATATATACAAATCTCCAACATTTATTGAATATTATAATTATGCAACAGAACTTAATGATTTATCATTTTATAAAAAAGTATTAGGAAAAAATGAAAAAATCTTAGAAATAGGAACAGGTACTGGAAGGATATTTACTCCACTTAGAAAGAGTGGATACAATATAACTGGAATTGAATTATCAAAAGAAATGATGAGTTGTATTCCTTCAAAGTTTAGACAATTTGTAAAAAATATGTCAATATTTGAACTAGGGAATGAAAAAAAGGAGTATGATGCTGTTATAATTCCAGCAACTACTATCTCGTTATTCTCTTTCGCTGAGATTGAAAAAATTCTTACACTATTAAGAAAAATTCTTAAAAAGAATGGAAATATTTTTTTTGACATTATAGATTCAAATTTTTTTTTAGAAACATCTAATCAATTGCAAAAAGAAAGCTTTGAAAACACAACATACTATTTCACTAATTTTATAAATGGAAATAAGATCGTATATAATATATATGCAAAAAATCATTTAGGATACAGTGTAAAGTATATGCATACCGACCAAGATATAAATTCTTTATTTACTAATTTTAATTTTAAGAAAGTTTTTGTAGAAAGTAACAATAGCTACAAAATGATGCATTGGAGGCTGGGAGATGAATAG
- a CDS encoding transposase: protein MHLPYSNGIVEGLNNKIKIIKRVAYGYRNFINFRTRIYLIQGELLTQNKRKEK from the coding sequence ATTCATCTTCCTTATTCTAATGGAATCGTTGAAGGATTAAACAATAAAATCAAAATCATTAAACGAGTTGCCTATGGCTACCGGAACTTTATAAACTTTCGTACACGAATTTATCTAATTCAAGGAGAACTTTTAACCCAAAACAAGAGAAAAGAAAAGTAG
- the rsmA gene encoding 16S rRNA (adenine(1518)-N(6)/adenine(1519)-N(6))-dimethyltransferase RsmA, with protein sequence MTQHKDIATPSRTKEILAKHGFSVKKSLGQNFIVDGNVLVNIVAAADLNKNTNVVEVGPGIGALTEPLARASKKVVSFEIDDRLLPVLADTLSPYDNVEIVHNDVLKANLSEILSSRIDLEERLMVVANLPYYITTPIIMHFLESTVRIDGLVIMTQKEVGDRITASPSTKAYGSLSIAIQYYMEAEIAFIVPKTVFVPQPNVDSAIIKLTRRAEPSVKVKDERIFFQVARAAFVQRRKTLWNNLLVRYGKDEETREKLTKVLELAEIDPTRRGETLSLTEFGRLADAIVDVMPENSGK encoded by the coding sequence ATGACCCAACATAAGGACATTGCAACACCTAGTAGAACTAAAGAAATCCTTGCAAAACATGGATTTTCTGTCAAGAAAAGCTTAGGACAAAATTTTATTGTCGATGGAAATGTGTTAGTAAACATCGTTGCAGCAGCTGATTTAAATAAAAATACGAACGTTGTTGAAGTTGGACCGGGAATCGGAGCGTTAACCGAACCTTTAGCACGAGCAAGTAAAAAAGTCGTTTCGTTTGAAATTGACGACCGTTTACTGCCTGTTTTGGCGGATACACTAAGCCCTTACGACAATGTTGAAATTGTTCATAATGATGTTTTAAAGGCAAATCTTTCTGAAATTTTAAGCAGCCGAATTGACTTAGAAGAGCGTTTAATGGTTGTGGCGAATCTGCCTTATTATATTACGACACCGATTATTATGCATTTCCTAGAATCAACAGTTCGGATTGATGGATTAGTAATTATGACCCAAAAAGAAGTTGGCGATCGAATTACAGCTTCACCAAGTACAAAAGCCTATGGTTCTTTATCGATTGCAATTCAGTACTACATGGAGGCAGAAATTGCCTTTATTGTACCAAAAACTGTTTTTGTACCACAGCCTAATGTCGATTCAGCGATTATCAAATTAACGAGAAGAGCCGAGCCAAGTGTAAAAGTGAAGGATGAACGAATTTTCTTCCAAGTAGCTCGTGCAGCCTTTGTGCAACGCCGTAAAACGTTATGGAATAATCTATTAGTTCGTTATGGAAAAGATGAGGAAACTCGTGAAAAATTGACAAAAGTCTTAGAGCTGGCTGAGATTGATCCGACAAGACGTGGGGAAACTTTATCGTTAACCGAATTTGGCCGTTTGGCAGATGCGATTGTCGATGTGATGCCAGAAAATAGTGGGAAATAA
- the rnmV gene encoding ribonuclease M5: MKKIKEIIVVEGRDDTRRIKEAVDADTLETRGSAIDDATLKLIAKAQETRGVIVFTDPDFPGEKIRKTISRAVPGVKHAFLKVEDAKPKGKGSLGIEHAKPEVIREALSKAYTETLEKESLISRQLLIDAGLLAGQFAKKRREKLGAALNIGYTNGKQLEKRLQMFQITPEEVIEAMQQILEDEHDPT; the protein is encoded by the coding sequence ATGAAAAAAATCAAAGAAATCATCGTTGTTGAAGGTCGTGACGATACTCGTCGGATTAAAGAAGCAGTGGATGCGGATACCTTGGAAACGAGAGGTTCGGCAATTGATGATGCTACATTGAAATTAATTGCTAAAGCACAGGAAACTCGAGGTGTTATTGTCTTTACGGATCCTGATTTTCCAGGAGAAAAAATTCGCAAAACGATTTCCCGTGCAGTACCCGGCGTTAAGCATGCTTTTTTAAAAGTAGAGGATGCCAAGCCAAAAGGTAAAGGAAGTCTAGGAATCGAACATGCCAAGCCTGAGGTAATCCGTGAAGCGCTAAGTAAAGCTTATACGGAGACTCTTGAAAAAGAATCCTTAATTTCTCGTCAACTATTGATTGATGCTGGGCTTTTAGCAGGTCAATTTGCTAAGAAAAGACGTGAAAAGCTAGGCGCTGCGTTAAATATCGGGTATACTAACGGCAAACAACTTGAAAAAAGATTGCAGATGTTTCAGATTACGCCTGAAGAAGTAATTGAAGCGATGCAACAAATCTTGGAGGACGAACATGACCCAACATAA
- a CDS encoding TatD family hydrolase yields MLFDTHTHLNDSAFDAEIPEAVARAKANDVTNMAIVGFDEKTIEKSLQLSQDYPELYSIIGWHPTEAYLYTDQIETKLIEQLQLPKVVAMGEMGLDYHWDTSPHDVQKTVFRRQMQIAKELNLPISIHMRDAIEDTYQILKEEHVEDIGGIMHSFSGDVEWMERFLDLGMHISMSGVVTFKKAFDVHEVATKVPFDKLLVETDAPYLSPVPFRGKRNEPAYVKYVAERVAELRGLSYEEVAKQTTANAKKLFRLDR; encoded by the coding sequence ATGTTATTTGATACACATACACACTTAAATGATTCCGCTTTTGATGCTGAGATTCCAGAAGCTGTAGCACGGGCAAAAGCCAATGATGTAACAAATATGGCGATTGTGGGATTTGATGAGAAGACGATTGAGAAATCGTTACAGTTAAGTCAAGATTATCCAGAACTCTATAGTATTATTGGTTGGCATCCAACAGAAGCTTATTTATATACCGATCAAATCGAGACAAAGTTAATCGAACAATTACAATTACCTAAAGTTGTCGCAATGGGAGAAATGGGCTTGGATTATCATTGGGATACGTCTCCTCATGATGTACAAAAAACCGTTTTTCGCCGTCAGATGCAGATTGCGAAGGAATTGAATTTGCCTATTAGTATTCATATGCGAGATGCTATTGAGGATACCTACCAAATTCTTAAAGAAGAGCATGTTGAGGATATTGGTGGCATTATGCATAGTTTTAGTGGAGATGTGGAATGGATGGAGCGCTTTTTAGATCTTGGAATGCATATTTCTATGAGTGGTGTTGTAACCTTTAAAAAAGCGTTTGACGTTCACGAAGTTGCGACAAAAGTTCCTTTTGATAAGTTATTAGTTGAAACAGATGCGCCTTATTTATCGCCAGTCCCTTTTAGAGGAAAACGAAATGAACCGGCTTATGTAAAATATGTTGCAGAACGAGTTGCGGAACTTAGGGGTCTTTCTTACGAAGAAGTGGCTAAGCAAACAACAGCGAATGCCAAAAAATTATTTAGGTTAGACCGATGA